Proteins co-encoded in one Brassica rapa cultivar Chiifu-401-42 chromosome A02, CAAS_Brap_v3.01, whole genome shotgun sequence genomic window:
- the LOC103854896 gene encoding uncharacterized protein At5g08430, with product MPQKSRFVFFFFTTPTSHSPSHTSLASSLSTALLLLLRIKHSTSPSNPSRGSNSIMDDHTHIEKSQPLSRKRSRRPKRLDFVGWGSKNLIHFLKSLGRDTTDKISEYDVTFIVRKYIREELTHPSKKKTKIVTCDVKLRLLFGCQKINVAKLPDLVAKHYVENQDGEEFDYLYSSEEEEDDKKGRLCLSDKEVVEKKRRGSVAAIVRDNVKLLYLRKSLVEELAKTCETFEGKVVGSFVRIKNPCQLVHVTGVKEWNPIDGYFLQVTNYCYYLKDVASSALSDDDFTQEECEELHQRMKNGSVKRLTVVDMEEKVRTLHEDVTKHWIARELELLRRKINQASEKGWKRELSQYLDRRELLSNPEEKSRLLLEVPEVIAEEPEPERVDVDVDIEDDFMEPNHAASIEPHYDEKQELKDSPEAVAEECVDVDVKVEDHSIETPKLRDEEDQPPWAASAGDKDLIEEDVIITKNNKDSIYDQPQTQPNSIEIIELSDEDDEEEANDNGVYKQCDPKKKMWCYEMPKGETHGPFSLADLKEWSDQEYFVDIPDFKVWKTGNSIESAVLLTKLLSHVKA from the exons atgcCGCAAAAAAGccgcttcgtcttcttcttcttcaccactCCAACCAGTCACAGTCCCAGTCATACGTCACTCGCCAGCTCTCTCTCCACCGCCCTCTTGCTCCTCCTCCGGATCAAACATTCCACCTCTCCGTCAAACCCATCTCGAG GGTCTAACTCTATAATGGATGATCACACTCACATCGAAAAGTCACAACCTTTGAGCAGAAAGAGATCGAGAAGACCCAAAAGGCTAGACTTTGTCGGGTGGGGCTCGAAGAATCTGATCCACTTTCTAAAATCACTCGGTAGAGACACCACCGACAAGATCTCTGAGTACGATGTTACATTCATCGTGAGAAAGTACATTCGTGAGGAGCTAACACATCCttcgaagaagaagacaaagataGTAACTTGCGATGTGAAGCTGCGTTTGCTTTTCGGGTGTCAGAAGATAAACGTGGCGAAGCTGCCTGACTTGGTGGCTAAGCATTACGTTGAGAATCAGGATGGGGAAGAGTTTGATTATCTTTACAGctctgaggaggaggaggatgataAGAAGGGGAGGTTGTGTTTATCAGATAAGGAGGTTGTGGAGAAGAAGCGTAGAGGGAGTGTTGCTGCGATAGTGAGGGATAACGTTAAGCTTTTGTATTTGAGGAAGAGTTTGGTTGAGGAGCTAGCGAAGACGTGTGAGACGTTTGAGGGTAAAGTTGTGGGGAGTTTCGTGAGGATCAAGAATCCTTGTCAGCTTGTTCACGTGACAG GTGTGAAGGAGTGGAATCCGATTGATGGTTACTTTCTTCAGGTTACAAACTATTGTTATTATCTAAAGGATGTTGCTTCCTCTGCACTATCAGATGATGATTTCACTCAG GAGGAATGTGAAGAGTTGCATCAGAGAATGAAGAATGGCTCTGTGAAGAGACTTACAGTT GTGGATATGGAAGAAAAAGTTAGAACTTTGCATGAAGATGTGACAAAACAT TGGATAGCAAGAGAACTTGAGTTGCTGCGAAGGAAAATTAATCAGGCCAGTGAAAAGGGATGGAAAAGAGA ACTATCTCAGTATCTGGATAGGAGGGAGCTTCTTAGCAATCCGGAGGAAAAGTCGAGGCTATTGCTTGAAGTTCCAGAAGTTATTGCTGAAGAACCTGAACCTGAACGTGTAGATGTTGATGTGGACATCGAGGATGACTTCATGGAACCAAACCATGCGGCATCCATTGAGCCTCATTATGACGAAAAACAGGAACTAAAAGATTCACCGGAAGCTGTTGCAGAAGAATGTGTAGATGTTGATGTGAAGGTGGAAGATCACTCCATTGAAACTCCCAAGCTCCGTGATGAAGAAGACCAACCACCATGGGCTGCTTCTGCAG GTGACAAAGATCTCATTGAAGAAGACGTCATCATCACAAAGAACAACAAGGACTCTATCTATGACCAACCTCAAACTCAACCAAACTCAATAGAGATTATTGAACTGAGCGATGAGGATGATGAAGAGGAAGCTAATGACAATGGAGTTTACAAGCAGTGTGATCCAAAGAAGAAGATGTGGTGCTATGAAATGCCTAAAGGAGAAACGCATGGACCATTCTCCCTAGCAGATCTCAAAGAGTGGAGTGACCAAGAATACTTTGTTGACATTCCAGATTTCAAAGTCTGGAAGACAGGAAACAGCATCGAATCTGCAGTGCTCCTCACCAAACTCCTATCTCATGTCAAAGCCTAA
- the LOC103854895 gene encoding 26S proteasome non-ATPase regulatory subunit 14 homolog isoform X2, giving the protein MERLQRIFGAGGGLGHASPDSPTLDTSEQVYISSLALLKMLKHGRAGVPMEVMGLMLGEFVDEYTVRVVDVFAMPQSGTGVSVEAVDHVFQTNMLDMLKQTGRPEMVVGWYHSHPGFGCWLSGVDINTQQSFEALNQRAVAVVVDPIQSVKGKVVIDAFRSINPQTIILGQEPRQTTSNLGHLNKPSIQALIHGLNRHYYSIAINYRKNELEEKMLLNLHKKKWTDGLTLRPFDTHSKTNEQTVQEMLNLAAKYNKAVQEEDELSPEKLAIVNVGRQDAKKHLEEHVSNLMSSNIVQTLGTMLDTVVF; this is encoded by the exons ATGGAGAGATTACAGCGAATCTTCGGCGCCGGCGGCGGATTAGGTCACGCATCGCCTGATTCTCCGACTCTCGATACCTCGGAGCAAGTTTACATCTCCTCTCTCGCTCTCCTCAAGATGCTCAAACACG GAAGAGCTGGGGTTCCTATGGAAGTGATGGGGTTGATGCTTGGAGAGTTTGTGGATGAGTACACTGTGAGGGTTGTGGATGTGTTCGCTATGCCTCAGAGTGGGACTGGTGTTAGTGTTGAAGCTGTTGATCATGTTTTCCAGACTAATATGCTCGACATGCTTAAACAGACTGGGAG ACCTGAAATGGTGGTGGGTTGGTACCATTCACATCCTGGGTTTGGTTGCTGGCTTTCTGGTGTTGATATTAATACTCAACAG AGTTTTGAAGCTTTGAACCAGCGAGCTGTA GCAGTGGTGGTTGATCCGATTCAGAGTGTGAAGGGTAAAGTGGTGATTGATGCGTTTCGTTCGATAAACCCGCAGACTATTATACTTGGGCAAGAACCTCGTCAGACAACGTCCAACCTTGGCCACCTGAACAAACCATCCATCCAG GCTTTGATTCATGGATTGAACAGACATTACTATTCAATAGCCATCAACTATAGGAAGAACGAGCTCGAGGAGAAGATGTTACTAAACCTCCACAAGAAGAAATGGACAGATGGTTTGACCCTAAGACCCTTTGACACCCACTCCAAGACAAACGAACAGACCGTGCAG GAAATGTTGAACTTAGCTGCTAAGTATAACAAGGCGGTACAAGAGGAGGACGAGTTGTCACCAGAGAAACTGGCGATTGTGAATGTGGGAAGACAAGACGCAAAGAAGCATCTGGAAGAACATGTTTCCAACTTGATGTCTTCCAACATTGTTCAGACGCTAGGTACCATGCTTGACACTGTTGTCTTCTAG
- the LOC103854895 gene encoding 26S proteasome non-ATPase regulatory subunit 14 homolog isoform X1, translating into MERLQRIFGAGGGLGHASPDSPTLDTSEQVYISSLALLKMLKHGRAGVPMEVMGLMLGEFVDEYTVRVVDVFAMPQSGTGVSVEAVDHVFQTNMLDMLKQTGRPEMVVGWYHSHPGFGCWLSGVDINTQQSFEALNQRAVAVVVDPIQSVKGKVVIDAFRSINPQTIILGQEPRQTTSNLGHLNKPSIQALIHGLNRHYYSIAINYRKNELEEKMLLNLHKKKWTDGLTLRPFDTHSKTNEQTVQEMLNLAAKYNKAVQEEDELSPEKLAIVNVGRQDAKKHLEEHVSNLMSSNIVQTLGTMLDTVVF; encoded by the exons ATGGAGAGATTACAGCGAATCTTCGGCGCCGGCGGCGGATTAGGTCACGCATCGCCTGATTCTCCGACTCTCGATACCTCGGAGCAAGTTTACATCTCCTCTCTCGCTCTCCTCAAGATGCTCAAACACG GAAGAGCTGGGGTTCCTATGGAAGTGATGGGGTTGATGCTTGGAGAGTTTGTGGATGAGTACACTGTGAGGGTTGTGGATGTGTTCGCTATGCCTCAGAGTGGGACTGGTGTTAGTGTTGAAGCTGTTGATCATGTTTTCCAGACTAATATGCTCGACATGCTTAAACAGACTGGGAG ACCTGAAATGGTGGTGGGTTGGTACCATTCACATCCTGGGTTTGGTTGCTGGCTTTCTGGTGTTGATATTAATACTCAACAG AGTTTTGAAGCTTTGAACCAGCGAG CTGTAGCAGTGGTGGTTGATCCGATTCAGAGTGTGAAGGGTAAAGTGGTGATTGATGCGTTTCGTTCGATAAACCCGCAGACTATTATACTTGGGCAAGAACCTCGTCAGACAACGTCCAACCTTGGCCACCTGAACAAACCATCCATCCAG GCTTTGATTCATGGATTGAACAGACATTACTATTCAATAGCCATCAACTATAGGAAGAACGAGCTCGAGGAGAAGATGTTACTAAACCTCCACAAGAAGAAATGGACAGATGGTTTGACCCTAAGACCCTTTGACACCCACTCCAAGACAAACGAACAGACCGTGCAG GAAATGTTGAACTTAGCTGCTAAGTATAACAAGGCGGTACAAGAGGAGGACGAGTTGTCACCAGAGAAACTGGCGATTGTGAATGTGGGAAGACAAGACGCAAAGAAGCATCTGGAAGAACATGTTTCCAACTTGATGTCTTCCAACATTGTTCAGACGCTAGGTACCATGCTTGACACTGTTGTCTTCTAG
- the LOC103854898 gene encoding ferredoxin-thioredoxin reductase, variable chain — MSSLIASSATVLPPCGPTALKSCIVSPLASQSRTKPASSRRASTMTVRCDVATKTADSVNAEETELSEEEMEAKAKVGSSIRVTAPLKVYHVNRVPEVDLEGMEGKLKDYVAVWKGKRISANLPYKVEFFKEVEGRGPVKFVAHLKDDEFEFIDA, encoded by the coding sequence ATGAGTAGCCTCATCGCTTCATCCGCCACCGTTCTCCCTCCGTGCGGCCCCACGGCGCTCAAATCTTGCATCGTCTCACCTCTCGCCTCCCAATCTCGAACCAAACCCGCGAGCTCGAGAAGAGCTTCAACCATGACGGTTCGATGCGACGTAGCTACCAAAACAGCTGATTCGGTGAACGCTGAGGAGACCGAGCTGTCGGAAGAAGAAATGGAAGCGAAGGCGAAGGTTGGATCTTCGATCAGAGTGACTGCGCCGTTGAAGGTTTACCATGTGAACCGAGTACCGGAGGTTGatttggaagggatggaaggtAAGCTGAAAGACTACGTGGCCGTGTGGAAAGGGAAACGAATATCAGCTAATCTTCCTTACAAGGTTGAGTTCTTTAAAGAGGTTGAAGGTCGTGGTCCTGTTAAGTTTGTTGCTCATCTCAAGGACGACGAGTTCGAGTTCATCGATGCTTGA
- the LOC103854894 gene encoding calcium-dependent protein kinase 12: MASESRTRWVLPYKTKNLRDDYVLGRFLGQGQYGTTSLCTHKETGQKLACKTIPKRKLLCQEDYDDVLREIQIMHHLSEYPNVVRIQETYEDDTSVHLVMELCEGGELFDRIAMKGHYSERDAAKVIKTIVSVVEACHSLGVVHRDLKPENFLFSSTDEDSSLKSTDFGLSVFFKPGATFTDLVGSAYYVAPEVLNRHYGRECDVWSAGVILYILLCGFPPFNAGTKYGIFRKIRQGKVEFETSPWPSISESAKDLIGKMLESNPQKRLTAHQVLCHPWIVDDTVAPDKPLDFAVVSRLKRFSAMNKLKKTALRVVAERLSEEEIGGLKELFKMIDTDNSGTITFEELKDSVRRVGSELVESEIKELLEAADVDESGTIDYGEFLAATIHLNKLEREENLVAAFSFFDKDSSGCITMDELQQAWNQFGIKDSHLDEMIKDIDQDNDGQINYGEFVEMMRKGNDNFGISRRTMRSTLNFENPLPHEPKE, encoded by the exons ATGGCCAGCGAATCAAGAACCAGATGGGTTCTCCCTTACAAGACCAAGAACCTGAGAGACGACTACGTTCTTGGTCGTTTCCTCGGACAAGGACAGTATGGAACCACTTCCCTCTGCACCCACAAGGAAACTGGTCAAAAGCTTGCCTGCAAAACCATCCCCAAGAGGAAGCTCCTTTGCCAAGAAGACTACGACGACGTTTTGAGGGAGATCCAGATAATGCATCACTTGTCTGAATACCCCAACGTTGTCAGGATACAAGAAACGTACGAGGATGATACCAGCGTCCACCTTGTGATGGAGCTTTGTGAAGGTGGTGAGTTGTTTGATAGAATCGCGATGAAAGGTCATTACAGTGAGAGAGATGCAGCTAAGGTTATCAAGACCATTGTTAGCGTCGTTGAGGCTTGTCACTCTCTTGGTGTTGTGCATAGAGATCTTAAGCCTGAGAACTTCTTGTTCTCTTCAACTGATGAAGACTCTTCTCTTAAATCTACTGACTTTGGCCTCTCTGTTTTCTTCAAACCAG GTGCAACGTTTACAGACCTTGTTGGAAGTGCATACTATGTGGCACCTGAGGTTTTAAATAGGCATTACGGTCGTGAATGTGACGTGTGGAGTGCTGGAGTTATCCTCTACATTCTATTATGTGGTTTCCCTCCTTTCAATGCTG GAACTAAATATGGGATCTTCAGAAAGATTAGACAGGGTAAGGTGGAGTTTGAGACCAGTCCTTGGCCTAGCATTTCAGAGAGTGCCAAGGATCTTATAGGGAAGATGCTTGAGAGCAATCCACAGAAAAGGCTAACTGCTCATCAAGTCTTGT GTCACCCTTGGATTGTGGATGATACTGTTGCTCCAGATAAACCACTGGACTTTGCAGTTGTGTCTCGCCTGAAAAGGTTCTCTGCAATGAACAAACTCAAGAAGACGGCTTTACGCGTAGTTGCAGAAAGACTATCTGAGGAAGAGATCGGTGGGCTCAAAGAATTGTTCAAGATGATAGACACAGACAACAGTGGGACCATCACGTTTGAAGAGTTGAAAGACAGTGTCAGACGTGTTGGATCAGAGCTTGTGGAGTCAGAGATCAAAGAACTCTTGGAAGCA GCTGATGTTGATGAGAGTGGAACAATAGACTATGGAGAGTTCTTGGCTGCAACAATCCACTTGAACAAGCTGGAGAGAGAGGAGAATCTAGTGGCTGCATTCTCTTTCTTTGACAAAGATTCAAGTGGTTGCATCACTATGGATGAACTCCAACAGGCTTGGAACCAGTTTGGTATAAAAGATTCACATCTTGATGAAATGATCAAAGACATTGATCAAGACAAT GATGGACAAATAAACTATGGAGAGTTTGTGGAAATGATGAGGAAAGGCAATGACAATTTTGGAATCAGCAGAAGAACAATGAGGAGCACTCTCAACTTTGAGAATCCTCTTCCTCATGAGCCTAAGGAATGA
- the LOC103854897 gene encoding sphingoid long-chain bases kinase 1 codes for MQNSGVNRTPSLKVAIPQGSQQSLRRLGGLCSQIATGGSQQSSPVVFPEKRSKKVKASSRRGEISTDHPEVKPKADEHRIDIGGGGDEKSDLLGSLVYSGKLLLVKRGKDATSATDVFNKKAVDARLTRRALVWGSNVLQLDDVVSLTYNVGLKHFTVHGYPVGKGCFTKPKRSRKDFRFIAPTVEEAVQWVASFADQQCFINCLPHPLVSKKQDSSELFSVPIDTPPELVFRCKSAPKMLVILNPRSGHGRSIKVFNDVVEPIFKLAGIKMEVVKTNKAGHARELASTVDISLCSDGIICVGGDGIINEVLNGLLTRSNQKEGVSIPIGIVPAGSDNSLVWTVLGVRDPISAALSIVKGGLTATDVFAVEWIHTGVVHFGMTVSYYGFVSDVLELSEKYQKRFGPMRYLVAGFLKFMCLPKYSYEVEYLPAQKEDAEGKTSLEKEVVDVQDLYTDVMRRSSKEGLPRASSLSSIDSIMTPGAGELDRCSSTHASAEPSEYVRGIDPKMKRMSSGRRDMAAEPEVIHSQGQSTTPNWPRTRSKSRTDKAWMGLTSVQDPPPNRCSWGNTGAHDREDISSTVSDPGPIWDAGPKWDSEPSAWDVENSIELPGPPEDIETGLRKQSVTPRFENKWVARKGHFLGIMVCNHACRTVQSSQVVAPNSEHDDGTMDMLLVHGCGRLRLIRFFILLQTGRHLSLPYVECVKVKSVKIKAGKQTHDSCGIDGELFALNGEVISSMLPEQCRLIGNAPERH; via the exons ATGCAGAACAGTGGTGTGAATCGTACTCCTTCGTTAAAAGTAGCCATCCCTCAGGGGTCACAACAGTCGCTTAGGCGTTTAGGAGGACTCTGCTCTCAGATAGCCACGGGAGGATCTCAGCAGTCTTCCCCCGTTGTATTCCCCGAGAAGCGGAGCAAGAAGGTGAAGGCGTCTTCTAGACGCGGCGAGATTAGTACTGATCATCCAGAGGTGAAACCGAAAGCTGATGAGCATAGGATTGATATTGGTGGAGGAGGGGATGAGAAGTCTGATTTGTTAGGTAGTCTTGTTTACTCAGGGAAGCTTTTGTTAGTCAAGAGAGGGAAGGATGCAACATCTGCAACTGACGTGTTTAACAAGAAAGCAGTTGATGCAAGGCTTACTAGGAGGGCTTTGGTTTGGGGCTCTAACGTGCTACAGCTTGATGATGTTGTCTCG tTGACATACAATGTGGGTCTCAAGCATTTCACCGTTCATGGTTATCCAGTGGGCAAGGGTTGCTTCACGAAACCAAAGAGAAGCCGCAAAGATTTTCGTTTCATCGCACCTACGGTAGAAGAAGCAGTTCAGTGGGTGGCTAGTTTTGCAGATCAGCAGTGTTTTATCAACTGTTTGCCGCATCCTTTAGTCTCGAAGAAACAGGATTCGTCTGAATTGTTTTCGGTTCCTATCGATACTCCTCCTGAGTTGGTCTTCAGGTGTAAGAGTGCACCTAAGATGCTTGTCATATTGAACCCTAGGTCAGGGCATGGACGATCTATCAAAGTTTTCAATGATGTAGTGGAGCCAATTTTTAAG CTGGCCGGGATTAAGATGGAGGTTGTCAAAACAAATAAAGCGGGTCATGCGAGAGAGTTGGCTTCCACTGTCGATATTAGCTTATGCTCAGACG GTATAATTTGTGTTGGAGGTGACGGAATCATCAATGAG GTTCTTAATGGTCTACTTACTCGAAGTAATCAGAAAGAAGGGGTTTCTATCCCAATTGGAATAGTTCCTGCTGGCTCTGATAACTCGTTAGTTTGGACTGTTCTTGGTGTTAGAGATCCTATTTCTGCAGCACTCTCTATTGTGAAG GGTGGCCTAACAGCTACTGATGTCTTTGCTGTTGAATGGATTCATACGGGTGTAGTACACTTTGGAATGACTGTTTCCTACTATGGTTTTGTTAGCGATG TTCTGGAGCTCTCTGAGAAATATCAAAAACGCTTTGGTCCTATGCGTTATTTAGTAGCTGGATTTCTCAAGTTCATGTGTTTGCCAAAGTATAGCTACGAAGTGGAATATCTTCCAGCGCAAAAAGAGGATGCAGAAGGCAAAACTAGTCTTGAAAAGGAAGTTGTTGATGTGCAAGATCTCTACACGGATGTAATGAGGAGATCAAGCAAAGAAGGATTACCTAGAGCCTCCAGTTTATCAAGCATCGACTCTATAATGACCCCAGGCGCAGGCGAACTAGACAGATGTAGCAGCACACATGCCAGCGCCGAGCCATCTGAATATGTTCGCGGAATAGATCCTAAAATGAAGCGCATGTCCTCTGGCAGAAGAGATATGGCAGCTGAGCCAGAGGTTATTCATTCTCAAGGACAGTCAACGACCCCTAATTGGCCAAGGACAAGGTCAAAGTCAAGAACAGATAAAGCATGGATGGGGTTAACATCCGTGCAGGATCCTCCTCCAAATCGATGCTCCTGGGGAAACACCGGTGCTCACGACAGAGAAGATATTTCATCTACTGTATCCGACCCGGGTCCGATATGGGATGCGGGACCCAAATGGGACAGTGAACCATCTGCTTGGGATGTAGAGAACTCGATCGAGCTGCCAGGTCCTCCAGAGGATATAGAGACGGGACTGAGGAAGCAAAGCGTGACACCGAGATTCGAAAATAAATGGGTTGCTAGAAAGGGACATTTCCTAGGCATCATGGTCTGTAACCACGCTTGTCGGACCGTGCAAAGCTCTCAAGTGGTGGCTCCCAATTCAGAACATGACGATGGTACAATGGACATGCTCTTGGTTCACGGGTGTGGGAGACTGAGGTTAATTAGGTTTTTTATCCTTCTGCAAACCGGTCGACACCTTTCGCTTCCTTATGTTGAGTGTGTAAAG GTGAAGTCGGTGAAGATAAAGGCGGGAAAACAGACGCATGACAGTTGTGGTATAGACGGAGAGCTGTTTGCATTGAATGGAGAAGTGATATCGAGTATGCTACCGGAACAATGCAGATTGATCGGTAATGCTCCTGAACGACATTAG